One window from the genome of Bdellovibrio sp. ArHS encodes:
- a CDS encoding cbb3-type cytochrome c oxidase subunit I — protein sequence MKFKSQKIAYLFFATCMLLFSLQLIYGFIMGFAHMGMDGLHNWIPFHAARATHTNLLVMWLLAGFMGAAYWIVPEETDREIICPKLAVVQWAALVIVGVTAIIGFHFNWWEGRKFLEIPRPLDYLVVVDVLLFIFLIGGTIWKSKRYTTTSMVLFFGLLMAALLYLPGMIPTISQTVDSYWRWWVVHLWVEGVWELIMGAIMSYLLIKLTGVDREVIEKWLYVIVGFTFLSGILGTGHHYYYIGTPKYWLMIGGLFSALEPVAFLGMAMYAIVMARKGGRNNTNRVALAWTVGTGVMSFVGAGFLGFAHTLPQVNMYTHGTLVTAMHGHMAFWGAYAMLILAIIAYAMPIMTGRKLSDTGMNTFAFWTSNIGMTAMTVAFGIAGVTQVVLERRMGMDFLAVQKEVEVHFLGLVMAATLFTIGIIAYIWNFIKFGLPSDEVLLERK from the coding sequence ATGAAGTTTAAATCACAAAAAATTGCATATTTGTTCTTCGCGACCTGCATGCTTTTATTCAGTCTGCAACTTATCTATGGATTCATCATGGGCTTTGCGCACATGGGGATGGACGGATTGCACAACTGGATTCCCTTTCATGCCGCCCGCGCCACACACACAAATCTTTTGGTGATGTGGTTGTTAGCTGGTTTCATGGGCGCCGCGTATTGGATTGTCCCTGAAGAGACCGACCGCGAAATCATCTGTCCCAAGCTGGCGGTGGTGCAGTGGGCGGCCTTGGTGATTGTGGGGGTGACGGCGATTATCGGCTTCCATTTCAATTGGTGGGAAGGCCGTAAGTTTTTAGAAATTCCAAGACCGTTGGACTATTTGGTTGTGGTCGACGTTCTTCTTTTTATCTTCCTGATTGGCGGTACCATCTGGAAGTCCAAAAGATATACGACAACTTCCATGGTTCTTTTCTTCGGCCTTTTGATGGCAGCCCTGCTGTATTTGCCGGGTATGATTCCGACTATTAGCCAGACTGTAGATTCGTACTGGAGATGGTGGGTCGTGCATCTTTGGGTTGAAGGCGTTTGGGAACTCATCATGGGTGCGATCATGTCCTACTTGTTGATTAAACTGACAGGGGTGGACCGCGAAGTGATTGAAAAGTGGTTGTATGTGATTGTGGGTTTCACGTTCCTATCGGGAATTTTAGGAACGGGTCACCACTATTACTACATCGGTACACCTAAATACTGGCTGATGATTGGGGGCTTGTTCAGTGCTCTTGAACCCGTCGCGTTTCTGGGAATGGCGATGTACGCGATTGTCATGGCTCGTAAAGGTGGACGCAACAACACCAACCGAGTGGCCTTGGCTTGGACCGTAGGGACAGGTGTGATGTCATTTGTCGGAGCGGGCTTCCTGGGATTTGCCCATACGCTTCCGCAAGTGAACATGTACACGCATGGGACTTTGGTCACAGCGATGCACGGCCATATGGCGTTTTGGGGTGCTTACGCAATGCTGATTCTGGCGATCATCGCTTATGCTATGCCGATTATGACGGGACGTAAACTTTCCGACACCGGTATGAACACCTTTGCGTTTTGGACTTCCAATATCGGTATGACGGCGATGACGGTGGCTTTCGGTATTGCCGGTGTCACGCAAGTTGTTTTAGAGCGCAGAATGGGCATGGACTTCTTGGCGGTTCAGAAAGAAGTTGAAGTTCATTTCTTGGGCTTGGTGATGGCGGCAACACTTTTCACAATCGGGATCATTGCTTATATTTGGAACTTCATAAAATTCGGACTGCCCTCGGATGA